A portion of the Oxynema aestuarii AP17 genome contains these proteins:
- a CDS encoding NAD(P)H-quinone oxidoreductase subunit F — translation MNEFLLQTSWWIPIYGSIGAVLTLPWSMGIVRRTGPRPATYFNLLTTLLAFVHGLFLFRSTWGQAPQQLVFHWLTVADLDLSLSFEISQVSTGAMELVTGLSLIAQLYALGYMEKDWALARFFGMMGFFEGAMSGLAISNSLFLSYALLEMLTLSTYLIVGFWYAQPLVVTAARDAFLTKRVGDILLLMGVVSLSALSGSMSFSGLEAWSETQQLSPLTANLLGLALIAGPIGKCAQFPLHLWLDEAMEGPNPASVLRNSLVVSCGAYVLIKLQPILALSPLASTTAIVLGTLTAIGASLVAIAQIDIKRTLSHSTSAYFGLVFIAIGMQHVDIALLLILTHALAKALLFISTGSVILTTNNQNITEMGGLWSRMPATTIAFVVGVAGSIDLFPLGMFWVLRRWVNGFWSVPWWLVAVLVIVNGLTAFNLTRVFTLVFLGKRQAKTRRAPEVGWPMALPLVSLTIATLLVPVMLQHWQFLLSWTGPWARTGPDPALFSVPLLVLSGVVGCVVGGAIYMSPSWPKPVQLPWPAVQNLLAYDFYIDRLYHLTVVFAVEQFSKITAWIDRYFVDGLVNLVGFATIFSGQGLKYTVPGRSQLYVLTILVGISVLGLLMSWLL, via the coding sequence ATGAATGAATTTCTCCTCCAAACGAGTTGGTGGATTCCTATATACGGATCGATTGGAGCCGTCTTAACCTTACCGTGGTCTATGGGTATCGTGCGTCGGACCGGGCCGCGTCCCGCGACCTACTTCAACCTCCTGACCACATTACTCGCCTTCGTCCACGGCCTATTTCTATTTAGAAGTACCTGGGGTCAAGCCCCACAACAGTTAGTCTTTCACTGGCTTACCGTTGCCGATTTAGACTTATCTTTGAGCTTTGAAATTTCCCAAGTCAGTACCGGGGCAATGGAACTGGTGACGGGCTTGAGTTTAATCGCCCAACTCTACGCCCTCGGCTACATGGAAAAAGATTGGGCATTAGCCCGTTTCTTTGGGATGATGGGCTTTTTTGAAGGGGCAATGAGTGGCTTGGCGATTAGTAACTCCCTGTTTCTCAGCTACGCCTTGCTCGAAATGCTCACCCTGTCCACCTACCTAATCGTCGGCTTCTGGTACGCCCAGCCCTTAGTGGTCACGGCGGCCCGGGATGCCTTTCTCACCAAGCGCGTCGGCGATATCTTGCTGCTGATGGGGGTCGTCAGTCTCTCGGCCCTGTCCGGTAGCATGAGCTTTTCCGGCTTGGAGGCGTGGTCGGAGACCCAGCAACTGTCTCCCTTAACCGCGAACTTGCTCGGATTGGCCTTAATTGCCGGACCGATCGGCAAATGCGCCCAATTTCCCTTACACCTGTGGCTGGACGAAGCGATGGAAGGGCCCAACCCGGCATCGGTGCTGCGAAATTCCCTGGTGGTCTCCTGTGGCGCTTACGTGCTGATTAAATTGCAGCCGATTTTAGCCCTATCTCCCTTAGCCTCGACTACGGCGATCGTCTTGGGGACGCTGACGGCGATCGGGGCGTCCTTGGTGGCGATCGCCCAAATCGATATCAAACGCACCCTTTCCCACTCCACCAGCGCCTATTTCGGCTTAGTCTTCATCGCGATCGGAATGCAGCACGTCGATATCGCCTTGCTGCTCATCCTCACCCACGCCCTCGCCAAAGCCCTGCTCTTCATCAGCACCGGATCGGTCATCCTAACCACCAACAACCAAAACATCACCGAAATGGGCGGTTTGTGGTCCCGGATGCCCGCCACGACGATCGCCTTCGTCGTCGGCGTCGCCGGATCGATCGACCTATTCCCCTTGGGCATGTTCTGGGTCTTGCGGCGCTGGGTCAACGGCTTCTGGAGTGTGCCGTGGTGGTTAGTCGCGGTCTTAGTCATCGTCAACGGCTTAACCGCCTTTAACCTAACCCGCGTTTTTACCCTCGTCTTCTTGGGCAAACGACAAGCCAAAACCCGCCGCGCCCCCGAGGTCGGCTGGCCGATGGCCTTGCCCCTCGTCTCCCTCACCATTGCCACCTTACTCGTTCCGGTGATGTTGCAACATTGGCAATTCTTGCTCAGTTGGACCGGACCGTGGGCGCGAACCGGACCGGACCCGGCACTATTTTCCGTTCCCTTACTAGTTCTCTCCGGCGTCGTCGGCTGCGTCGTCGGCGGGGCGATCTACATGTCCCCGAGTTGGCCGAAACCCGTGCAGTTGCCGTGGCCTGCGGTGCAGAACTTGTTGGCCTACGACTTTTACATCGATCGCCTCTATCACCTGACCGTCGTCTTCGCCGTCGAGCAGTTTTCTAAAATCACTGCCTGGATCGATCGCTATTTCGTCGATGGTCTGGTCAACTTAGTCGGCTTTGCCACGATTTTTAGCGGTCAGGGCTTGAAATATACCGTTCCGGGTCGTTCTCAACTCTACGTCCTGACCATCCTCGTCGGGATTAGCGTTTTGGGGCTGCTGATGAGCTGGTTGTTATAA